One Paramisgurnus dabryanus chromosome 10, PD_genome_1.1, whole genome shotgun sequence genomic region harbors:
- the crebzf gene encoding CREB/ATF bZIP transcription factor isoform X1, with protein MITRKRGRSSLNADVTCPNGFQENGEVLKTSDTSEINTYTSPESDSNDWGLDDLLDVDFNWDLDNALVDPFGNFESQSPANDETDQSTVADNPASHKRGTVRRSKLQDVSGQIINKNAIAARINRLKKKEYVSGLEQRVGSLTSENRILKQENGNLNKRVEELENETRYLRAVLANESMLAQLLSRLSGVNGMKFSTSLFQESNENDHDYAIPRKKVKVEDKDTAGGICLHVDKDHVSVEFCTKCAESASLSHKM; from the coding sequence ATGATCACCAGAAAAAGAGGAAGAAGCAGCCTCAACGCTGATGTCACGTGTCCAAATGGCTTCCAGGAGAATGGAGAAGTTTTGAAAACCTCTGATACAAGTGAAATAAACACATACACGTCTCCAGAAAGTGACAGCAACGATTGGGGCCTGGATGATTTGCTCGACGTTGATTTCAACTGGGACCTGGACAACGCCTTGGTTGATCCTTTCGGCAATTTCGAATCCCAATCACCGGCCAATGACGAGACGGATCAAAGCACGGTGGCCGATAATCCCGCATCCCACAAAAGAGGCACAGTCCGACGATCAAAACTGCAAGACGTCTCCGGTCAGATCATCAACAAGAATGCCATTGCGGCGAGGATCAACCGACTAAAGAAGAAAGAATACGTCAGTGGCTTGGAGCAGAGAGTTGGGTCCCTGACGTCAGAAAATCGTATTCTAAAGCAGGAGAACGGGAACCTCAACAAGCGGGTGGAAGAATTGGAGAATGAAACGAGGTACTTGAGAGCCGTGCTGGCCAATGAGAGCATGCTGGCTCAGCTGTTGTCTAGATTGAGCGGTGTGAACGGCATGAAATTCTCTACCTCGCTTTTCCAGGAATCAAACGAGAACGACCATGATTATGCCATTCCGAGGAAGAAGGTGAAGGTGGAGGACAAAGATACTGCGGGTGGTATCTGCCTGCATGTGGACAAAGACCACGTCTCGGTGGAATTCTGCACCAAGTGTGCAGAAAGTGCAAGCTTGTCGCATAAAATGTAG
- the crebzf gene encoding uncharacterized protein crebzf isoform X2, which produces MITRKRGRSSLNADVTCPNGFQENGEVLKTSDTSEINTYTSPESDSNDWGLDDLLDVDFNWDLDNALVDPFGNFESQSPANDETDQSTVADNPASHKRGTVRRSKLQDVSGQIINKNAIAARINRLKKKEYVSGLEQRVGSLTSENRILKQENGNLNKRVEELENETRNQTRTTMIMPFRGRR; this is translated from the exons ATGATCACCAGAAAAAGAGGAAGAAGCAGCCTCAACGCTGATGTCACGTGTCCAAATGGCTTCCAGGAGAATGGAGAAGTTTTGAAAACCTCTGATACAAGTGAAATAAACACATACACGTCTCCAGAAAGTGACAGCAACGATTGGGGCCTGGATGATTTGCTCGACGTTGATTTCAACTGGGACCTGGACAACGCCTTGGTTGATCCTTTCGGCAATTTCGAATCCCAATCACCGGCCAATGACGAGACGGATCAAAGCACGGTGGCCGATAATCCCGCATCCCACAAAAGAGGCACAGTCCGACGATCAAAACTGCAAGACGTCTCCGGTCAGATCATCAACAAGAATGCCATTGCGGCGAGGATCAACCGACTAAAGAAGAAAGAATACGTCAGTGGCTTGGAGCAGAGAGTTGGGTCCCTGACGTCAGAAAATCGTATTCTAAAGCAGGAGAACGGGAACCTCAACAAGCGGGTGGAAGAATTGGAGAATGAAACGAG GAATCAAACGAGAACGACCATGATTATGCCATTCCGAGGAAGAAGGTGA